Proteins found in one Actinokineospora alba genomic segment:
- a CDS encoding SRPBCC family protein, producing MAVLENSVEIARPPEEVFDALVDLRNELEWNPDVQSMEKITDGPIGVGTRFRAKWKQSKTVIVECTKYDRPRTWGYHNGGPVEVDFDVVVTPRGDGSLVVGHFAARPRGWFRLVFPLFLIVMRRAEKANFRYIKAYLEGAPARSRENS from the coding sequence ATGGCAGTCCTGGAGAACTCGGTCGAAATCGCGCGCCCGCCCGAAGAGGTCTTCGACGCGCTGGTCGACCTGCGAAACGAACTCGAGTGGAACCCGGACGTCCAGTCGATGGAGAAGATCACCGACGGGCCGATCGGCGTCGGGACGCGGTTCCGGGCCAAGTGGAAGCAGAGCAAGACGGTCATCGTCGAGTGCACGAAGTACGACCGGCCACGGACCTGGGGCTATCACAACGGCGGACCGGTCGAGGTCGACTTCGACGTCGTGGTCACCCCGCGCGGGGACGGCTCGCTCGTGGTCGGCCACTTCGCCGCTCGTCCGCGCGGGTGGTTCAGGCTCGTCTTCCCGCTCTTCCTGATCGTCATGAGGCGCGCGGAGAAGGCGAACTTCCGGTACATCAAGGCTTACCTGGAGGGCGCACCGGCCAGGAGCCGGGAGAACAGCTAG
- a CDS encoding TetR/AcrR family transcriptional regulator yields MTAVNRGTRSDRAKATRRRIVESAYGLFCELGYPATTMDAIAEAAGVAVQTVYYVFRTKAQLLRDVVEFAAAGEHDPPPVMSRPWMAQALAEESGARALAIVVEHGVDIYARVAPLRPAVQVATAQDPEIDAYWRAVTAGRRAGMERLIEHLAHHDQLAPGLTPQRAADILVVVNSHETFLGLTQECGWSVAEFKAWLYRTLCLQLLSDPEFDRPLIRDRAT; encoded by the coding sequence ATGACGGCTGTCAATCGTGGAACCAGAAGCGACCGGGCGAAGGCGACGCGCCGCCGGATCGTGGAGAGCGCGTACGGCCTCTTCTGCGAGCTGGGCTATCCGGCCACCACCATGGACGCCATCGCCGAGGCCGCGGGCGTGGCGGTGCAGACCGTCTACTACGTCTTCCGCACAAAGGCTCAACTCCTGCGCGACGTGGTCGAGTTCGCCGCGGCGGGCGAGCACGACCCGCCGCCGGTGATGAGCAGGCCGTGGATGGCGCAGGCGCTGGCCGAGGAGAGCGGAGCCCGGGCGCTCGCGATCGTGGTCGAACACGGCGTGGACATCTACGCCCGCGTCGCTCCGCTGCGTCCCGCCGTGCAGGTGGCCACTGCTCAAGACCCGGAGATCGACGCCTACTGGCGTGCCGTCACCGCGGGCCGGCGCGCGGGGATGGAGCGTCTGATCGAGCACCTCGCCCACCATGACCAACTCGCTCCCGGCCTCACACCCCAGCGAGCCGCCGACATCCTCGTCGTGGTCAACAGCCATGAGACGTTCCTCGGGCTGACGCAGGAGTGTGGGTGGTCGGTGGCCGAGTTCAAAGCCTGGCTCTACCGAACCCTGTGCCTGCAACTGCTCAGCGACCCCGAGTTCGACCGACCCCTGATCCGAGATCGCGCCACCTGA
- a CDS encoding DUF2252 domain-containing protein — protein MGERSLGGWVEPEAVFAQGRALRDGSPHRSHREVVLADARPTVAEFVDASNAGRLADLVPLRVGRMMASPFAFFRGSAGLMAGDLAAGARSGLDAQLSGDAHAANFGLYGTSDGQIVMDINDFDETLPGPWEWDLKRLATSLVLAGREGGVSEKGCLDAAEDVVRSYRLTIDHLAKQPFLESWTALGDESVLNHVKAEELLDDFAKAAKKARKNTSAKVAAKWTQRGADERWRFVTEPPVMSAVDDDTAAAVTDALESYVDTLRESRRNLITRYAVSDVAFRVVGTGSVGLRNYLVLLHGNGDEALVLQVKEARPSALGEHLGIGPAKHEGERIVHGARMVQAESDMLLGWTSVHGRDYIVRQFRNRKGEIDATTLDGDHLDDYGRFAGALLARAHTRSIDPRLLAGYLGGGLDEAFAAYAVDYADQTEADHADLVKAVRAGLLTAAAEDG, from the coding sequence ATGGGTGAGAGATCGTTGGGCGGTTGGGTGGAGCCCGAGGCGGTGTTCGCCCAGGGGCGGGCGCTGCGGGACGGCAGTCCACACCGGTCGCATCGTGAGGTGGTGCTCGCGGACGCGCGGCCGACCGTTGCCGAGTTCGTCGACGCGAGCAACGCCGGGCGGTTGGCCGATCTGGTGCCGCTGCGGGTCGGGCGGATGATGGCCTCGCCCTTCGCCTTCTTCCGGGGCAGTGCCGGGCTGATGGCGGGCGATCTCGCCGCCGGGGCGCGCAGTGGGTTGGACGCGCAGCTGTCTGGGGACGCGCACGCGGCGAACTTCGGGCTCTACGGGACGTCCGACGGGCAGATCGTCATGGACATCAACGACTTCGACGAGACCCTGCCCGGGCCGTGGGAGTGGGACCTCAAGCGCCTGGCCACCAGTCTGGTGCTGGCCGGGCGCGAGGGCGGGGTGTCCGAGAAGGGGTGCCTGGACGCCGCCGAGGACGTTGTCCGCTCCTATCGACTGACCATCGATCACCTGGCCAAGCAGCCGTTCCTCGAATCCTGGACCGCGCTGGGCGACGAGTCCGTGCTGAACCACGTCAAGGCCGAGGAACTGCTCGACGACTTCGCGAAGGCGGCCAAGAAGGCGCGGAAGAACACCAGTGCCAAGGTGGCCGCGAAGTGGACGCAGCGGGGCGCCGACGAGCGGTGGCGGTTCGTCACCGAGCCGCCGGTGATGAGTGCCGTGGATGACGACACCGCGGCCGCGGTGACCGACGCCTTGGAGTCCTATGTGGACACGCTCAGGGAGTCGCGGCGGAACTTGATCACGCGTTACGCGGTGTCCGATGTGGCCTTCCGGGTGGTCGGGACCGGCAGCGTCGGGCTGCGCAACTACCTCGTCCTGCTCCACGGCAACGGCGACGAAGCCCTTGTCCTGCAAGTGAAAGAGGCTCGACCTTCGGCGTTGGGCGAGCACCTCGGCATCGGTCCGGCCAAGCATGAGGGCGAGCGGATCGTGCACGGCGCGCGGATGGTGCAAGCCGAGTCGGACATGCTGCTGGGCTGGACGTCGGTTCACGGGCGCGACTACATCGTCCGCCAGTTCCGCAACCGCAAGGGCGAGATCGACGCCACCACCCTCGACGGCGACCACCTCGACGACTACGGCCGCTTCGCCGGCGCCCTGCTCGCCCGGGCGCACACCCGCTCGATCGACCCCCGCCTGCTCGCCGGCTACCTCGGCGGCGGCCTGGACGAGGCGTTCGCCGCCTACGCCGTCGACTACGCCGACCAGACCGAGGCCGACCACGCCGACCTGGTGAAGGCCGTGCGCGCCGGACTCCTCACGGCGGCGGCCGAGGATGGCTGA